From a region of the Lactuca sativa cultivar Salinas chromosome 4, Lsat_Salinas_v11, whole genome shotgun sequence genome:
- the LOC128133490 gene encoding secreted RxLR effector protein 161-like, whose translation MADPESDKWVEAMNGEMQSMRKNQVWGLVELPPQFGSIMYAIYYTKLDLAYAMSMISKFQQNPGESHWMVVKKILKYFHRTKDIFLVYGGVDESLSVKFYIDASLTTDQDDCKSESGYVLIVNGGAVSWKSSKKSVVAQFTTESKYIASLEVAQEVAWMKKFIRDLGVVPSIQDPLEVFYENEVAIALAIYRKSHKKIRHISCRFHFIRYKVEDGEIGIRNVHTDDNLVDPFMKALPQ comes from the exons ATGGCAGATCCTGAATCTGACAAATGGGTTGAAGCCATGAACGGAGAGATGCAATCCATGAGAAAAAACCAAGTATGGGGTTTGGTTGAACTTCCTCCCCAAT TTGGATCTATCATGTACGCCATATATTATACTAAACTTGATCTTGCTTATGCCATGAGTATGATAAGCAAGTTCCAACAAAATCCCGGGGAGAGTCATTGGATGGTTGTGAAGAAGATCCTTAAGTACTTTCATAGAACTAAAGATATATTCCTCGTGTATGGAGGCGTTGATGAAAGCTTAAGTGTAAAGTTTTACATTGATGCTTCATTAACAACAGATCAAGATGATTGTAAGTCAGAATCAGGATATGTGTTGATTGTCAATGGGGGTGCAGTGTCTTGGAAGAGCTCGAAGAAAAGTGTTGTAGCACAGTTCACTACAGAGTCAAAATACATCGCTTCTTTAGAAGTTGCACAAGAGGTTGCTTGGATGAAGAAATTCATTAGAGATCTAGGCGTGGTTCCTTCCATTCAGGACCCCCTAGAAGTCTTCTATGAAAATGAGGTAGCAATTGCTTTGGCAATATATCGTAAATCACATAAGAAGATCAGGCATATCAGTTGTAGATTCCACTTCATTCGGTATAAAGTTGAAGATGGTGAAATCGGTATTCGTAATGTTCACACTGATGATAATTTGGTTGATCCTTTCATGAAGGCCCTTCCTCAATAA